In the Telopea speciosissima isolate NSW1024214 ecotype Mountain lineage chromosome 2, Tspe_v1, whole genome shotgun sequence genome, one interval contains:
- the LOC122651419 gene encoding cell number regulator 8-like → MANLEESSPLIANRDDGDANDSHAETESKSVPLESGEIGVGIGVGWTADGLPLGHGSVVGEPVARGPWASSLFACLGRNDEFCSSDLEVCLLGSVAPCMLYGSNVERLGSGPGAFANHCLSYTALYFLGNSLFGWNCLAPWFSYPSRTAIRRKFNLEGNCEALSRSCGCCGSFMEDDEQREQCETACDFATHYFCHVCSLCQEGRELRRRLPHPGFNGRPVLVMIPPMEQTMGR, encoded by the exons ATGGCTAATCTTGAAGAATCGAGCCCTCTTATTGCCAACCGAGACGACGGAGATGCCAACGACAGTCACGCTGAGACAGAATCGAAGTCTGTGCCTTTGGAATCGGGAGAGATCGGTGTTGGTATTGGTGTTGGATGGACCGCCGATGGGCTGCCGTTAGGTCACGGAAGTGTAGTCGGGGAGCCAGTGGCTCGTGGTCCTTGGGCTTCGTCTCTCTTTGCTTGCCTTGGCCGGAATGATGAGTTCTGCAGTAGTGATCTTGAAGTTT GTCTCCTTGGAAGCGTTGCCCCTTGTATGCTCTATGGAAGCAATGTTGAGAGACTAGGCTCTGGTCCAGGGGCTTTTGCGAACCATTGCTTGTCTTACACTGCATTGTACTTCCTTGGAAATTCCCTCTTTGGTTGGAATTGCCTGGCACCCTGGTTTTCATATCCCAGCAGAACTGCAATCCGCCGTAAATTCAATCTTGAG GGTAATTGTGAGGCATTATCCAGATCATGTGGGTGCTGCGGAAGTTTCATGGAGGATGACGAGCAACGAGAGCAGTGCGAGACAGCATGCGATTTTGCAACTCACTACTTCTGTCACGTATGCTCCCTCTGTCAGGAAGGACGAGAACTTCGCCGTAGACTTCCTCATCCTGGGTTCAACGGTCGACCTGTGTTGGTCATGATACCTCCCATGGAACAGACAATGGGACGTTGA